GCTGCTGCATGGAAGTCGGCATGGGCATACGGCAAATTTGCGCCGCTACGCGGGAGCCAGTCGGTAATCAAAGTCCAGGTAGCGCCGCCGTCTGTCGTCCTCGCAGTGCACAGGTTCCCACCAATGTAGACGGTACTGCGAGTGGCATCCGTAGGATCCACCAGGATCATCTGGTTGTAAAAAGCCTGGCCGTGCATGATGTCCATGTTTGAATTGTCGGCGTTGGGGTTAGATGGTGCTTTGCTGCCAAGACCTAGTGCCGTCCAGGTCAGGCCGCCATCGGGCGAGCGGAACAGGTCAAGCTGATCGGTCCCGCCAGGGTTTCCTGCGAAGGCATAAACAACCACATCCCCAGGGAGGCCAATCCCCAGTGTCGAGCGTCCCGCTCCAGTAAATCCAGGGGTGCCGGTTTGGCTCCAGGTAGCGCCCTTATCGGTAGAAAGCCAAAGCGTGCCGTCCGCCGCCGAAACCAGCCACCCTGCGCTGGTATTCGCCAGGCTCCAAAGCACCCTTGCACCGATGGAGGGATTCGGTGAGGCGTCGTAGGTTGCTCCTCCGTCGGCCGAGCGGAAAAATCCTGCATCGGTTGCCACCATAACGATATCGTTCCCGCCGCTGATATCAACCTTGATGTCTCTTACCGAAGTAGCGTTCGCAAGATTGATGACCGGGCCCCAGGTGTCGCCTCCATTGGTGGATTTGGTCACAAATCCGCCCGCCAGAGGAAAATCATCAAAGGGGTCTCCCAGCCCAAGATAGAGAACATTCGACGTTCTGCCGAAGGCTACTGAACCGCCTCCCGTCGTAGGGAGGGCATCGGTTTTTGGCACCCAGGTTGGATTGACTTGCAGAAAGTTCGTGGTCTTCCACAATCCGCCGCCCGAAGTGAGTAAATACACAGTATTGACGTCAACCGGGTCAGGCAGAATGGTGCGCGCGCGTCCACTGTCTACTACGTTTAGAGTAACGCCGTTGGTTTCAAAAGTTGCGTTGGTTGGTCCGATGGAAACCCAGGTTGGAATAGGGGACAAGGGCACGATGCCCGGCGCCAACTGCGGATAAAGCTGGTTTTGCCGCTGCGTCTCGCGCAGCATCATGTCTTTGTAGTCCAGTGGCTCGCCACTGAAGCGCTCGCGCATCCAGATGCGCCGGCCCCAGGGATCGTCCTGGATTGGCTCGTTGTCCTCCGGCTGTAGTTGCTGCAGAGTGGGCGGCCCAGCTACCCTCTGCGCCCAAATTGGCGAAGCAGCCAGCAGCAGGATCAAAACCAGCAGCGCGCGTGAATTGCGCAAATTTGGGAAACAGCACATGCAGTCCTCCTAAGACCCAATACTTCGACTAGTGGCCATCATCAACGGAAGTGGTTTTTAAGGGAGGTAATTCTTAATTCAAATCCAGAGAGGCTGGAAAGTCAAGATTACCGCTGGGCGAGGGCCGAATTCAGATTGGGGCTTGCCTGGTACGCAGTTCCGCAGGCTGCAGATTTTTTGTCTTCCAAGCGGTGGGGGGTGGGTACTTGCTGCAAGTGTCTGGGAGACCTAAAAACAGCGCTGATCGCCGCATATTTGCTGGGGAAAATTGATTTCAGGGTGGGGACTTGCTGAGCAGTCCTCAGTCGTTAGTCCTCAGTCCTCAGGGCGCTTTTGTTCTGAGCGCTCCTCCCACTTTGCGGGATGCGCGCATGCCTTCGGCAGAGCGGAAGAGACACTTTTCACCCACCGCTGCGCGGTGGCTTACCTCTGTTCGCGCCTACGGCGCTCGCTTCGCGCTCACCCGTTCTAAGGGTTCGGCAATACCGACCGACAACGAATTTTCAAAGACCTCTAAGGGCATTACTCCAAGTAAGCCCCGCTTCCTGGGATGCTTTACGAACTCTTACTGCCCGGCTACCGCCTCGTGCCCCGGAAGCGCGCGGCCGACCTGGCTGCTGCCTTGGGAACCGTGCCGGTCACGAAGCCGGGGTTGTTGTATTGCGGTCTTCGCCACCACGGCATTTCGGGTGTGGCCAAGGCGAGATAACGAGGCCCAAGGCCGGGAGGGTACTGCACGGATTGATGTTCTTTCGGCGCAGGGGAGACGGGCTGCGCGGAAGACGGGGCCGGGCTCACGGCAGAGTCGCCGTTTGGCTGGGGTTTGTTTTGGCCGTTCTGCTGTGATTTATTTTGGTCGTTCGGTTTTGGTTCGTTTTGTTCAGTCTGTTGCTGAGCTTTTGTCTGGTTTTGGGCGCAGGCTGCGGATGCGGGGCTGAGGCTGTCTTGCATCCCTTGTTCTGGTTTATCTTCTCTTTTGTCTAGTCTTGCGGTGTCTGGTTTTGGGTTTGGGTCTGGCTGGCTGTGCGAGGAGAGGGGGTTCGGGGCCGAAGTGGCTGCGGTCTCGCGAGGATAGATCTGGGCCCCGGTGATATCCCTAAATACGAGGTTTAAGCCTTCTATGGGCTGTTTTTTGGCAGGGCGAGTGGCTTTGCCGGTAGCCTCGCGCTGGGCGCGCATTTCGAACTCAAAGCCGCGGAGCATGGCGAGGCCGAAGTTTCGGATGCAGTTGGCGGAGCGGAGATCCATCTCGCCCTGGCGGAAGTGGTTGACCGTCACTCTGAACATCTCGACAACGTCGGCGGTATCCCGAAGCGGCAGGGCGGGAAGGTTGGGAGGGAGTTTCAAAACCTCCTGGGCCTTGTAGCCGCGGATGACTCCGCCGGCGCGGCGTGCCGCCGTGCTTTTCTTTTGGGACTCGGGATCGTGAAGGAAGCAATATTGCCTGCCCTTCCGGGGATGGGCGTTGCACTCGGTTCCATCATTACGTTTGTGGCAGCAACGGGGTTGCTGGCTGGGGTTGGTTTTTACTCCAAAAAGCTGTGCGATTTTCATAGATATCCTTTCCGGTATCCCTTTTAGGGACACCTGAGGATCATGATGACGCAGAATTGGTAGAAATTAACGGTATGGGGCCAGTTTGATACCAGTTTTTGGTTCTCAGTTCTCGGTTCTCAGAATCGGGGTTTAATTCACCGCGGAGAGGCGGAGGAGCGGAGAAAAACCGAATTTCAACCACTACGCGGCTGCCCTAGTTGTCTGTGCTAGCCGCCCAACGAGGTTAAGGCAGAATCGAGAAGTTTTTTCCGACAGCTATTTACAACTGTTTGACGGCACTAGCGAGGCAGAGTAGCCTTTCTTTCACTATCTTGTGCAATCATGAAACTGGCCAGTCAATACTCGTGTCCCGTAATCATGAGCGGTAATCCGTGTGGCCGGCCAATACATAAAAGCACAGATGACCCGTTACCAGTTTGCGTGATGCATTCAATTGATCAATCCAAACCAGGTGCCCAGTTCAATAATGAAATCAAAGCAATAATTGCTGGGACTTCGAAATATGGTGTTGCCAACAATTTCTACGACTTCTCGCGGTTTGTCTTCCCGATAGTTGATTTTTCAGAAACAACGTTTCAGAAGAAACTTGAGTTCGCGGGAGCTGTTTTTACTTCACACGCCCATTTCGAACGGAGTTCTTTTGCTAAGGATGCGGATTTTACCAGGTGTGAATTTCGTGCCAGCGCCGTTTTCTCCGCTTCGACGTTCAAGGGCAAACTAACAATGAAAAGCGCAATGTTTCATGGGGAAGCGCAGTTCGATCAGGTGCTATTTAGTCAAGATGTTGATTTCACCAGTGCTGTTTTTTCTTCAAAAGCGGCTTTTTCCACGACAGCTTTCCACAAGAAAGCGGTTTTCTTTGGCACACTTTTTAAGGAAGATGCGTTCTTTGCTTTCTGCAAGTTCTATGATGAAAGCGAGTTCGGCGCCTCGCAATTTAATGGGGATGCAAACTTTCAAACTTCCAGATTCACTAAGTCAGTAACCTACTTTTCAGCAACATTTTCGCAGAGAGTAGACTTTTCCTCCATGGTTGTGGGACGGTACGTCGAACCAGGTATGCTACCTACGAGCGGTGATGCTCAAGCTGCTTTCGCAACTGTCGATCTTAGCAATGTAGTCTTTCAGCAACCTAACCACGTAAACTTCTTTGGAATAAATTCAGCGTCACTCGACGGATTATCGATCAGATTGGCGAATTGTTCCGGAATTGAGCAGGTTAGATTTGAAGAAGTCAGATGGAAGCGATTGGGCCGCAGAATCGTATTGCAAGATGAACTCGATATTACATCCGATCTGCGACAGCCCGATCGATCCCATGACTTGGTGGCCAGTACTTACAAAAAGTTAATCAGAAACTTCGATAGCTGGCGCCAATATGACCTGTCGGAAGACTGCTTCTGTGGTGCTATGGAAATGAAGAGGCTCGCGCCTAATCATTTCGCCCTGGGACGATTCCGGCGCGTTGAGGAATTTTACCGCAAACATACCTGGGCTAGAAAGTTTGGGGAATCTTTCTCTGTCGTAAATCTCTACAGAGTTCTTAATCATTACGGCTCCAGCTATTTGCGTGCAATTATGGTGTTAGTACTTTTTGTGTGTCTTTTTACTATAGCCTATCCGTTCCTTGGTCTGTGCATGAAGGATTCTAGAACGAGCGTTACCGGTACTGCGAGCACTTCTGCAATAAACACAGACGATTGCGCTACCAATGCCTTTTATTGGGGGGCAGCGGGACATAACTACCGTGATTATGTAAAAGTTGTAGGTGCCGGTCTCTGGGTGACTCTTGATGTTGCAACTTTCCAGAAGAAACCGACTGTTGAACCGGCAAGTAAATGGGGCAGGCGCCTCGCTTCACTGGAACTTGTAATAATACCGGGCCAGGCTGCTTTATTTCTGTTGGCCGTGCGTCGTCGGTTTCGTCGCTAAGGAACCAATGTTGATCCAATGACTCCAGAACAGAATACGAATTACAAAGCTTCTTCTAAGTATTCGCTGCTTCTTTTAATGCAAGCCAATATGGTGCTTTATCTTCCCGTCTTGGAAGCATATTGGGTAGCAGAGGAGATGTCGGAACAAATATCTTTTTCGCTATATCCAGAAGACGACGCCGATTTTTCTCTCTTGCAGACCATACGCCCGGGGCTGGAATTGATTGTTGCGTATAGTTACAAAGTAGCCGCATGCGAAGTGTTGCAGAATTCCTTCCACAAGCAAACATCCGAAGGTAAATTCGTGGAACATTTTAGCTTAAAGTTGAAGATTACGAGATCGGATTTTACCCCGGCGGTTGAAGTGGGATTCTCAAGTACAAGCTCTGACCGACTTGCCGAAATGCGCGCTCGGCGTCTCTTGCTGAATGAAAATCCGGCAACTGAGACAACAGACATCAATGCAATAATGCGGGAGGTCGTTCTGAGAGGTCAAGGTACCTTAGTACAGGTAGAAAAATCTACGTTCCCTCAGTTATTTCAACAATTTGGAAGTAATCCAGACAGGTTTCTTGAAATCACCTGGATAAATGCGGTAGCGCAATTGAAACTCAGCGCATGTGTTGCAGATGTGCGCAAGCTCGAACTTAGGTTGCAAGGAACAATTTTGCACGTGCTATTTGTCGGTACAAGGAAACCTCAGTTCAGTCATACCTCACCCTATGAGATGCGCATAGAGGGTACTTGTGCTCTGTCCAGTGTACCTGTGCGGAACTGACTGGTCTTTCGGTCCGATTCGTTTCTCTTCCCGCCTTCTCTCCGCGCTAGCCTTCCCTTGCAGCTCAGATGAGGGGGACTTGGCCCGGGCTCGTTCTAAATAATTCAACATGACCACAGTTGTCGCAGATGAACGTTTGAACCATCAGGTTGGCAGTATCGGATCCGGAAATCCAAAACCTGATAGCTCCGGCCGATTTACCATCAAGTAGGACTTCGGGCTTATAAAATCCTTGGCCACAAATGCGACAAGGTCTTGGGATACCGGGTGACAATACCTGCCCACCGCTCTGCATAACAGCAAGGAATGCGTCGACAACTAATAGCAAATCGTCGGCAGATGAAAGGCAATCATGCGACTCCTCGACCACACATTTATCGAGAATTTTGTTAATAACGTGCATATGCGGGTCGTTTGGAAACGTTTTTGTCAGATCAAAATCGGGGCGTTTATGATATTCCCTCGGCAGCACTGCCCGGCCATCGACCATGCACCACAACAGCTTTCCAAGCATATAGACGTCGAAACAAGGTTCTACTTTTTCATGCCGCCCCCCCAGGTTTGCCCACTGAGGCATGTAGTCGCGCGGGCCCACCCGCTCTTTTGTTAATGTGACCCTATCGCCAGCGTTTGGTAAGTAAACAATCCCAAAGTCACCTAACACGAGTTCCTCGTCACTTCGAACAAAAACATTAGCCGGCTTGATATCCCGATGTACGTAGCCCTCCCCATGCAACCCCGCCACTGTCTTTACGAGTGATCGAAAAGCCTTAAGGGCAAGAATGGCGCGGCCTTTATAGCGAGAGAGATTGTTTTCTAGCGTGCCCTCCGAAAAAAACTCTGTCACTATCCAGCGTTTTTCTACATTCGAATCCAGAAGCTTAGGAAGGCCTGGTGTATCCTTGCTGAGCGCGGAGATTTCATTTTTTAAACGCTCAATTGCTTCGTATTCGGGAGACTTTGGGATAGGAGGCATGTTGCTTGAGTCTTCTGGGGGAATCTTGAAAACCTTGAGCGCACCCAGTTCGGAAGCATTATCCGGACGCGCATATGACCACATTGCTGTGGCTAGCTCCGCTCTCTTGTCCTCGTCTAAAGCGGTGCGAATTATCTCGAGACAATGCGTACGCTCGTAGCTTCTTGCAGGGCTTCTAACTAAAAATACATCGCTCTGACCGCCGCCTCCCAGGGAGTTTATTCTTTCCCATTCTGCGTCGTTTTTCATTTGGTGTTATGCCTCCGACAAATTGACATAAATTGTAAGGTCTGTTTTCTGGTCATGGCCAGAGATAATATGAAGTTGCTGCGGGTTCTATCTATGCTCCGCTATGCTGCGCACTGGCTTTCGGCTTCGCCCAGGGCAGGAATCGAGCCGCAAGCTGAATTCTGAATAGATTCTTCAGAGAATGCCTCGCAGCAGTATGGACAACCGAGATATTCTCGGGGTCTTTCGACTCGGGCGTGCGCCCTCGCTCAGGATGACAGACCTAAAAGCAGTTGCCGATTACGAGATAAATCTTTGCTATGAAACATCAGCATTCATTCGCGTCCCCCCTCCTACCTGACAGTAATTTCATCGCTGCCACAGTTTGAGAGTTGCGGTTGCATCTGCGAAAATCAAACTTTGTCTTTAATGAGAAGGAGACTTTAAGCTGCCATCTTCTGAGAAGCTTCGCGTAGCTGTCATCGGGGTGGGCGCATTTGGGCGCAA
This genomic stretch from Terriglobales bacterium harbors:
- a CDS encoding pentapeptide repeat-containing protein; amino-acid sequence: MHSIDQSKPGAQFNNEIKAIIAGTSKYGVANNFYDFSRFVFPIVDFSETTFQKKLEFAGAVFTSHAHFERSSFAKDADFTRCEFRASAVFSASTFKGKLTMKSAMFHGEAQFDQVLFSQDVDFTSAVFSSKAAFSTTAFHKKAVFFGTLFKEDAFFAFCKFYDESEFGASQFNGDANFQTSRFTKSVTYFSATFSQRVDFSSMVVGRYVEPGMLPTSGDAQAAFATVDLSNVVFQQPNHVNFFGINSASLDGLSIRLANCSGIEQVRFEEVRWKRLGRRIVLQDELDITSDLRQPDRSHDLVASTYKKLIRNFDSWRQYDLSEDCFCGAMEMKRLAPNHFALGRFRRVEEFYRKHTWARKFGESFSVVNLYRVLNHYGSSYLRAIMVLVLFVCLFTIAYPFLGLCMKDSRTSVTGTASTSAINTDDCATNAFYWGAAGHNYRDYVKVVGAGLWVTLDVATFQKKPTVEPASKWGRRLASLELVIIPGQAALFLLAVRRRFRR
- a CDS encoding protein kinase family protein gives rise to the protein MKNDAEWERINSLGGGGQSDVFLVRSPARSYERTHCLEIIRTALDEDKRAELATAMWSYARPDNASELGALKVFKIPPEDSSNMPPIPKSPEYEAIERLKNEISALSKDTPGLPKLLDSNVEKRWIVTEFFSEGTLENNLSRYKGRAILALKAFRSLVKTVAGLHGEGYVHRDIKPANVFVRSDEELVLGDFGIVYLPNAGDRVTLTKERVGPRDYMPQWANLGGRHEKVEPCFDVYMLGKLLWCMVDGRAVLPREYHKRPDFDLTKTFPNDPHMHVINKILDKCVVEESHDCLSSADDLLLVVDAFLAVMQSGGQVLSPGIPRPCRICGQGFYKPEVLLDGKSAGAIRFWISGSDTANLMVQTFICDNCGHVELFRTSPGQVPLI